Sequence from the Williamwhitmania sp. genome:
GTTTTACAATTATGATTGAGCAGATAATTCGCTTTATCGCCCAACAGTTCAACAATTTTACTGTACAACATGGCAAATCAGGGATTGATTAAACCCAAATGTACGCAATTAATTTATCTAGATAATTTTAAAATAAGCTAATTTGTAGCAGATTAGAACGGATAGTTAATGCCAAAATGGAATACCACATCATTAAAGGTAAGGGGTTGGGTGCCAAGAACCCACCTATTGGCAAGCGGTAACGAAGGGTCGTAGGCCTTAATGCCAGCATCGATTCTAAAGATAAAAAAGCCAAAGTTAAAGCGTATTCCAAGGCCAGTTCCAATGGCAATCTCCTTATAGAAACGCTTTACGTCAAATTGGGCACCGGGACGTGTATCTTCTGCATCAATAGCCCATATATTACCGGCATCGACAAAGTACGCGCCCTCCATTTTCCATATAAGTTTAAACCGGTATTCGAAGTTAGCCTCCAACTTCATATCGGATGAAACGCTGGGGTAAGTTGTGGTGGAGTCGGAACGGTACGATCCGGGGCCAAGCGAGCGAACCTGCCAGCCCCGATTACTGTTTGCACCCCCTGCAAAAAATTGTCGTTCAAGAGGTAAGACCTTGGAATTGCCATATGGGACCCCAATTCCAGCATAGGCCCGATATACAAAAGTGTTTGCCTCGTTCAGCACCTGATGATAAACATAGGTAACCTCACCCCTTATATATTGTGCATATTGGGTTCCCAGAACCCGGTAAGAACCATCGAGCTTAGGTTCGCTGAATGTCTTGCTGAACACACTTAGCAAGTTCCCAGCCATGTCGGCATTCACCCTAAGATAATAGGAATTACTTGGTTGGCTCTTCTCATTCTTAGAGTAGATAAATGAATAAGAAGCCCCCGCAACCAAGTGATTTTGATAGCTATTTCGCAAAAAATCGTCAGTCAATTGATCCAGAAAACTGGCAGAGACCACTGGCAAATTTACGATATTGACATCGATGGGATTCACCACCATGGTGATATGCTTATTCTGATTCCACTTGTAACCAAACGTATAGTTTACTATGGTTCTCGTATAATCGGGACGCCGCTGAAAATTGTAAGAAAGAGAAAACTGAGTTTTGGGATTGTATGTTGCCTGATTATCGTTTATATGAAAAGGCATTAAAAAACGAGGAATATTAAGCGAGGTATACACTCCTGTTTCAACGGATGTGCCAAATGTATTGGAAGTTGTCTTTTTAAGAACCTCCACGGCCTCCTTAAACTTAGCTTCAAAAGACTCCGCCCCTCTGAATAGATTCTTATGCTGATAACTAAGATTGCCAGCAATTCCGTAATCACCAGATGAGTTGGTTCCTTCCAACTCCACCGTATAACTTTGTTGACTTACGGGAAGAAGAAGCACATTGCATGTTAACTTCGGCTCAACCTTTCCTGTTGTATCAATGTGGCTATCCATGTTTTCATCAATAACTACATCATCAAAAAGTTCCTCCGATGAAGGTTTGTTTTCTTTTTTACCCTTTGGCTTTTCCTCAAACTGAAAGGAGATATTGCGAAACAACCTCAAGGAGGAGAAGTTGTTGTAGGTATTGTTAACGTCCCGTTCACTGAAAAGACTATCGGGCATGATATAATCGGCCCTATAAATGGTGCTGGGCTTAAGTTTAAATGTTTTTCTGTAAAGAATATTCAGCCCCAAATAAGGTATGGTATCATATCCTTTCATGTAGGTAGAATCGGTTAT
This genomic interval carries:
- a CDS encoding BamA/TamA family outer membrane protein, coding for MLRTLQNKFILFTLILIVAYSCSNTKYVPEGKYLLNATEIKVDGKGVSPDEIVSYVKQKPNKRIFFVRFHLGLYDLSSPSKNNGISGWLKRIGEEPVIYDSYLHTKSMEQVGLFLNSKGYYNYLLHDTLIYSRKKTVKEVFNITLGKPYTIDDVTLSIPDSAVYNLVLSDTANKKLVSGIPFDKDILEDERDRITSMLRNHGYYKFNKNFITYTADTSLGNKMVALTMKISNFPVKTDDGKIIRVPHQKFRISQVNILTDYDGVKAITDSTYMKGYDTIPYLGLNILYRKTFKLKPSTIYRADYIMPDSLFSERDVNNTYNNFSSLRLFRNISFQFEEKPKGKKENKPSSEELFDDVVIDENMDSHIDTTGKVEPKLTCNVLLLPVSQQSYTVELEGTNSSGDYGIAGNLSYQHKNLFRGAESFEAKFKEAVEVLKKTTSNTFGTSVETGVYTSLNIPRFLMPFHINDNQATYNPKTQFSLSYNFQRRPDYTRTIVNYTFGYKWNQNKHITMVVNPIDVNIVNLPVVSASFLDQLTDDFLRNSYQNHLVAGASYSFIYSKNEKSQPSNSYYLRVNADMAGNLLSVFSKTFSEPKLDGSYRVLGTQYAQYIRGEVTYVYHQVLNEANTFVYRAYAGIGVPYGNSKVLPLERQFFAGGANSNRGWQVRSLGPGSYRSDSTTTYPSVSSDMKLEANFEYRFKLIWKMEGAYFVDAGNIWAIDAEDTRPGAQFDVKRFYKEIAIGTGLGIRFNFGFFIFRIDAGIKAYDPSLPLANRWVLGTQPLTFNDVVFHFGINYPF